Below is a window of Picosynechococcus sp. PCC 7002 DNA.
AGGGAGCCGATCTCCGGGGTGAGGCATTAATTGGCGTTAACTTCCAGGGGGCCAACCTCATGGGTGCGAATCTGAGTCGAACATTTTTACTGAAAGCCGATTTGTCTGGGGCGGCATTAAATTGGGCAAACCTCGCCCATGCCAAACTAAACGATGCCCAGCTTGTTGGTGCAGATTTAACGAAAGCGACCTTAGACGGGGCCTTTATGGTCAACGCTCAACTGATCGAAGCGCGTTTGTGTGGGGCCAGCCTAGACCATACCAATTTACGGGGCGGGAACCTCCGGCGGGCTAATTTGTGTGGCGCGAATCTCGCCCGGGTGAACCTATGCCAGGCAAACTTAAATCAGGCAAATTTAGCCTGGGTCAATGCCCAGGAAGCACGCCTAGGCCATGCGGATCTCCAGCACGCTAATTTACACCATGGCAATTTTAGCCGCGCTTTTTTGCGGGATGTGAATTTGCTGGGTATGGATTTAGCCGGGCTAAATTTTTCAGGGGCAAAACTTTATGGCGCTAATCTCCGGCAGGCGAATCTCCAGGGGAGTAATCTCGTCGAAGCCAATCTAAAGCTCGCCTGTTTAGTCGAGGCAGATCTGCGGGGAGCAAAGCTCGTCGGGGCAAAATTAGAAGGGGCAGACCTGCGGAATGTGCTGCTCGAGCCAGAAAATTTAGCGTATTTACCGGGAATCGATCGTCCGGTGCTG
It encodes the following:
- a CDS encoding pentapeptide repeat-containing protein, whose protein sequence is MNVQQLLRAYEHGERNFAGINLQGADLRGEALIGVNFQGANLMGANLSRTFLLKADLSGAALNWANLAHAKLNDAQLVGADLTKATLDGAFMVNAQLIEARLCGASLDHTNLRGGNLRRANLCGANLARVNLCQANLNQANLAWVNAQEARLGHADLQHANLHHGNFSRAFLRDVNLLGMDLAGLNFSGAKLYGANLRQANLQGSNLVEANLKLACLVEADLRGAKLVGAKLEGADLRNVLLEPENLAYLPGIDRPVLANLTYHSPDAHGGWQGLPQAVG